A genomic window from Aquabacterium sp. OR-4 includes:
- the fdx gene encoding ISC system 2Fe-2S type ferredoxin — MPVIKILPHVALCPQGTQITAPRGTSICEALLDHGIALEHACDMSCACTTCHVIVREGFRSLNAMDEAEEDLLDRAWGLEADSRLACQAIVADADLTVEIPKYTINHARENH; from the coding sequence ATGCCCGTCATCAAGATTCTTCCCCATGTCGCGCTGTGCCCGCAGGGCACCCAGATCACCGCGCCGCGCGGCACCTCGATCTGCGAGGCCCTGCTCGACCACGGCATCGCGCTGGAGCATGCCTGCGACATGAGCTGCGCCTGCACCACCTGCCATGTGATCGTGCGCGAGGGCTTTCGCAGCCTGAATGCGATGGACGAGGCCGAGGAAGACCTGCTCGACCGCGCCTGGGGCCTGGAGGCCGACTCGCGCCTGGCCTGTCAGGCCATCGTGGCCGATGCCGATCTGACCGTGGAAATTCCCAAGTACACGATCAATCACGCCCGCGAGAACCACTGA
- the iscU gene encoding Fe-S cluster assembly scaffold IscU: MAYSEKVVDHYENPRNVGSFDKGDDDVGTGMVGAPACGDVMKLQIKVNPDTGLIEDARFKTYGCGSAIASSSLVTEWVKGKSLDQALSIKNTHIAEELALPPVKIHCSILAEDAIKAAVDDYRARHAEPAAADLSADAAAAAAQPVAEKAI, encoded by the coding sequence ATGGCATACAGCGAAAAGGTCGTCGACCACTACGAGAACCCGCGCAACGTCGGCAGCTTCGACAAGGGCGACGACGATGTCGGCACCGGCATGGTCGGCGCGCCGGCCTGCGGCGACGTGATGAAGCTGCAGATCAAGGTCAACCCCGACACCGGGCTGATCGAGGACGCGCGCTTCAAGACCTATGGCTGCGGCTCGGCCATTGCCAGCAGCTCGCTGGTGACCGAGTGGGTCAAGGGCAAGAGCCTGGACCAGGCGCTTTCTATCAAGAACACCCACATCGCCGAAGAGCTGGCGCTGCCGCCGGTCAAGATCCACTGCAGCATCCTGGCCGAAGACGCGATCAAGGCCGCGGTGGACGACTACCGCGCCCGCCACGCCGAACCGGCTGCCGCCGACCTGTCGGCCGACGCCGCCGCAGCAGCAGCCCAGCCGGTGGCCGAGAAGGCGATCTGA
- the iscR gene encoding Fe-S cluster assembly transcriptional regulator IscR has protein sequence MRLTTKGRFAVTAMIDLALRSNNGPVALAAISQRQQISLSYLEQLFGKLRRHELVESTRGPGGGYSLGRKADEITVADIIVAVDEPIDATGCAGKENCMGDEAGRCMTHDLWASLNQKMIEYLDSISLRKLVDDQLAKGVSVEEVPIKRAISSVPVVKPIKVTAPNSVFALGSALSK, from the coding sequence ATGCGTCTGACCACCAAGGGCCGTTTCGCCGTCACGGCGATGATCGATCTGGCACTGCGCTCGAACAACGGGCCGGTGGCTCTGGCCGCCATCAGCCAACGCCAGCAGATCTCGCTGTCGTACCTCGAGCAGCTGTTCGGCAAGCTGCGTCGCCACGAGCTGGTGGAAAGCACGCGCGGCCCGGGCGGTGGCTATTCGCTGGGCCGCAAGGCCGACGAGATCACCGTGGCCGACATCATCGTGGCGGTCGATGAACCCATCGACGCCACCGGCTGCGCCGGCAAGGAAAACTGCATGGGCGACGAGGCCGGCCGCTGCATGACCCACGACCTGTGGGCCAGCCTGAACCAGAAAATGATCGAGTACCTCGATTCGATCTCGCTGCGCAAGCTGGTCGACGACCAGCTGGCCAAGGGCGTGTCGGTGGAAGAGGTGCCGATCAAGCGCGCGATCTCCAGCGTGCCGGTGGTCAAGCCGATCAAGGTGACCGCGCCGAACTCGGTGTTCGCGCTCGGCTCGGCCTTGTCCAAGTGA
- a CDS encoding IscS subfamily cysteine desulfurase, with protein MAMTPHLPIYLDYGATTPCDPRVVDAMIPWLREHFGNPASRSHAWGWEAEEAVERARVQVAELVGADPREIVWTSGATESINLALKGAAQFYKGRGKHIITVKTEHKAVLDSVRELERQGFDATYLDVEPDGLLDLAKLEAAIRPDTILISVMFVNNEIGVVQDVTAIGNLCRSKGIVFHVDAAQATGKLPIDLATLPIDLMSLASHKTYGPKGIGALYVRRKPRVRLEAQMHGGGHERGMRSGTLPTHQIVGMGEAFRIARAEMGTEIERIRMLHNKLVAGLTQMEQVFINGDMARRVPHNLNISFNFVEGESLIMGVKGIAVSSGSACTSASLEPSYVLRALGRSDELAHSSLRITIGRFTTEDDIDQAVAMLQDRVARLRELSPLWEMYRDGVDLNSIQWSAH; from the coding sequence GTGGCCATGACCCCGCATCTCCCGATCTACCTCGATTACGGCGCCACCACGCCCTGCGATCCCCGTGTCGTCGACGCCATGATTCCCTGGCTGCGCGAGCATTTCGGCAACCCGGCCAGCCGCAGCCACGCCTGGGGCTGGGAGGCCGAAGAGGCCGTCGAGCGCGCCCGCGTGCAGGTGGCCGAGCTGGTGGGCGCCGATCCGCGCGAAATCGTCTGGACCTCCGGCGCCACCGAGAGCATCAACCTCGCCCTGAAGGGCGCGGCGCAGTTCTACAAGGGCCGCGGCAAGCACATCATCACGGTCAAGACCGAGCACAAGGCCGTGCTCGACTCGGTGCGCGAGCTCGAGCGCCAGGGCTTCGATGCCACCTACCTGGATGTCGAGCCCGACGGTCTGCTCGACCTGGCCAAGCTCGAGGCGGCGATCCGCCCCGACACCATCCTGATTTCGGTGATGTTCGTCAACAACGAGATCGGCGTGGTGCAGGACGTCACCGCCATCGGCAATCTCTGCCGCAGCAAGGGCATCGTGTTCCATGTGGACGCGGCCCAGGCCACCGGCAAGCTGCCGATCGATCTGGCCACGCTGCCGATCGATCTGATGAGCCTGGCCTCGCACAAGACCTACGGCCCCAAGGGCATCGGCGCGCTGTACGTGCGACGCAAGCCGCGGGTGCGCCTGGAGGCGCAGATGCATGGCGGAGGCCATGAGCGCGGCATGCGCTCGGGCACGCTGCCCACGCACCAGATCGTGGGCATGGGTGAGGCCTTCCGCATCGCGCGTGCCGAGATGGGCACCGAGATCGAGCGCATCCGCATGCTGCACAACAAGCTGGTGGCCGGGCTGACCCAGATGGAGCAGGTGTTCATCAACGGCGACATGGCCCGCCGCGTGCCGCACAACCTGAACATCAGCTTCAACTTCGTCGAGGGCGAGTCGCTCATCATGGGCGTCAAGGGCATCGCGGTCAGCTCGGGTTCGGCCTGCACCTCGGCCAGCCTCGAGCCCAGCTATGTGCTGCGCGCACTCGGCCGCAGCGATGAGCTGGCGCATTCGTCGCTGCGCATCACCATCGGCCGCTTCACCACCGAAGACGACATCGACCAGGCCGTGGCCATGCTGCAGGACCGCGTGGCGCGGCTGCGCGAGCTGTCGCCGCTGTGGGAGATGTACCGCGACGGCGTGGATCTCAATTCGATCCAGTGGTCGGCCCACTGA
- a CDS encoding biopolymer transporter ExbD: MAAVAPRGGRARRRAMAEMNMVPFIDVMLVLLIIFMVSAPLITTGLVDLPSVGKAKTQPPHVVEVVVGSDEKLRLRLDGGEPQPVAISRLAAEVKKLQAGDAQVPVVISADKNVKYDAVVRAMDTLQRNGIARVGLAVRQGG; this comes from the coding sequence ATGGCAGCCGTAGCCCCCCGAGGCGGCCGCGCGCGACGCCGCGCGATGGCCGAGATGAACATGGTGCCCTTCATCGACGTGATGCTGGTGCTGCTGATCATCTTCATGGTCAGCGCGCCGCTGATCACCACCGGCCTGGTCGACCTGCCCAGCGTGGGCAAGGCCAAGACCCAGCCGCCGCACGTGGTGGAGGTGGTGGTGGGCAGCGACGAGAAGCTGCGCCTGCGCCTGGATGGCGGCGAGCCGCAGCCGGTGGCCATCAGCCGCCTGGCCGCCGAGGTGAAGAAGCTGCAGGCCGGTGATGCCCAGGTGCCGGTGGTGATCTCGGCCGACAAGAACGTCAAGTACGACGCCGTGGTGCGTGCCATGGACACGCTGCAGCGCAACGGCATCGCCCGCGTTGGCCTGGCGGTGCGCCAGGGCGGCTGA
- a CDS encoding low molecular weight protein-tyrosine-phosphatase, which translates to MLKRLFKRGPEPQCAVLMVCMGNICRSPMAEAVLRGKLEQAGLAGRVRVDSAGTLGHHRGAAPDRRAVAQAARRGWQLEGQKARPVADADFERFDLLLAMDAGNLADLQKRCPPALAERLGLLLDHAPWLGEREVPDPYYGAVAGFDHALDLIEPACDGLLAVLRRRLGTTG; encoded by the coding sequence ATGTTGAAGCGCCTCTTCAAGCGTGGGCCCGAGCCGCAGTGCGCGGTCTTGATGGTCTGCATGGGTAACATCTGCCGTTCGCCGATGGCCGAGGCCGTGCTGCGCGGCAAGCTCGAGCAGGCCGGCCTGGCCGGCCGGGTGCGGGTGGATTCGGCCGGCACCCTGGGCCATCACCGCGGTGCGGCACCCGACCGGCGCGCGGTGGCCCAGGCCGCGCGGCGCGGCTGGCAGCTCGAAGGCCAGAAGGCGCGGCCGGTGGCCGATGCCGACTTTGAACGCTTCGACCTGCTGCTGGCCATGGACGCCGGCAACCTGGCCGATCTGCAAAAGCGCTGTCCACCGGCGCTCGCCGAACGCCTGGGCCTGCTGCTCGACCACGCGCCCTGGCTGGGCGAGCGTGAGGTGCCCGATCCGTATTACGGCGCCGTGGCAGGGTTCGACCACGCGCTCGACCTGATCGAGCCGGCCTGCGACGGCCTGCTGGCGGTGCTGCGCCGCCGCCTCGGCACCACGGGCTGA
- the iscA gene encoding iron-sulfur cluster assembly protein IscA, which yields MAVTLTEAAARHVTRYISRRGKGVGVRLGVKTTGCSGLAYKLEYADDVAPEDHVFEDHGVKVLIDPKSLPYLDGTELDFVREGLNEGFKFHNPREKDRCGCGESFRV from the coding sequence ATGGCCGTCACCCTCACCGAAGCCGCGGCGCGGCATGTCACGCGCTACATCAGCCGGCGCGGCAAGGGCGTGGGCGTGCGTCTGGGCGTCAAGACCACCGGCTGCTCGGGCCTGGCCTACAAGCTGGAGTACGCCGACGACGTGGCCCCCGAAGACCATGTCTTCGAGGACCACGGCGTGAAGGTGCTGATCGATCCCAAGAGCCTGCCCTACCTGGATGGCACCGAGCTCGACTTCGTGCGCGAAGGCTTGAACGAAGGTTTCAAGTTCCACAATCCGCGCGAGAAAGACCGCTGCGGCTGCGGCGAGTCGTTCCGCGTGTGA
- the hscB gene encoding Fe-S protein assembly co-chaperone HscB, protein MRIEDDDFILFGLPRRHALVRADLDSRWRALQAEVHPDRFAAQGAAAQRVAMQWAVRVNEAYQRLKDPLARGAYLCELAGAPVDAENNTAMPPAFLMQQMEWREALDEARGAAAVERIDEQVAAQEGTLLAQLARQLDEAGDAPAAAQTVRALMFVKRFRDDIGRRLEALDA, encoded by the coding sequence ATGCGCATCGAAGACGACGATTTCATCCTGTTCGGCCTGCCGCGCCGCCATGCGCTGGTGCGGGCCGATCTCGACAGCCGCTGGCGCGCGCTGCAGGCCGAGGTGCATCCCGACCGCTTTGCCGCCCAGGGCGCGGCGGCGCAGCGTGTGGCCATGCAGTGGGCCGTGCGCGTGAACGAGGCCTACCAGCGCCTGAAAGACCCGCTGGCGCGCGGCGCCTACCTGTGCGAGCTGGCCGGTGCGCCGGTGGATGCCGAGAACAACACGGCCATGCCGCCGGCCTTTCTGATGCAGCAGATGGAATGGCGTGAGGCCCTCGACGAGGCCCGCGGCGCCGCGGCCGTTGAACGCATCGACGAGCAGGTGGCCGCGCAGGAAGGCACGCTGCTGGCCCAGCTGGCACGCCAGCTCGACGAGGCCGGCGACGCGCCCGCCGCCGCCCAGACTGTGCGGGCGCTGATGTTCGTGAAGCGCTTTCGCGACGACATCGGCCGCCGCCTGGAGGCGCTCGACGCCTGA
- the hscA gene encoding Fe-S protein assembly chaperone HscA, translating to MALLQISEPGQAPDPHQRRIAVGIDLGTTHSLVAAVRHGVAECLPDAQGRVILPSAVRYTDAPGGQGRQIGAEALAMQAEDPENTIVSAKRFMGRRLADVADAAQLPYQFVDRPGMLGLATRQGVKTPVEVSAEILATLRFRAEDSFDDELFGAVITVPAYFDDAQRQATKDAAQLAGLNVLRLINEPTAAAVAYGLDNGSEGLYAVYDLGGGTFDISLLRLHRGVFEVVATGGDAALGGDDFDRAVADWALAQAGVVAASAHDKRAVLVAARAAKEALTDAPETTLRCPLAGGEIAVALSRERFDALTRPLVERTLAGVRKVLRDARLKKDEVQGVVMVGGSTRMPAVRAAVAELFGRPPLVNLNPDEVVAVGAAIQAHALAGHASGQTDGLLLLDVIPLSLGLETMGGLAERIIERNTTIPVAKAQDFTTFKDGQTAMAIHVVQGERELVADCRSLARFELRGIPPMVAGAARIRVTFQVDADGLLSVAARELTSGVEAAVVVKPSYGLADDEIANMLRDGFASAEADMAARALNESRVEAERMTLATRSALAADGELLSAAEQAEIEALLAALAHTAQGSDHAAIDSAVEALAQGTEGFAAARMNRGIQAALTGRSIDQL from the coding sequence ATGGCCCTGCTGCAGATCTCCGAACCCGGTCAGGCACCCGACCCGCACCAGCGCCGCATTGCCGTGGGCATCGACCTGGGCACCACGCATTCGCTGGTGGCCGCGGTGCGCCATGGCGTGGCCGAATGCCTGCCCGATGCGCAGGGCCGCGTGATCCTGCCGTCGGCCGTGCGCTACACCGATGCGCCGGGCGGGCAGGGCCGGCAGATCGGTGCCGAGGCCCTGGCCATGCAGGCCGAAGACCCCGAGAACACCATCGTCTCGGCCAAGCGCTTCATGGGCCGGCGGCTGGCCGATGTGGCCGATGCCGCGCAGCTGCCCTACCAGTTTGTCGACCGCCCCGGCATGCTGGGCCTGGCCACGCGCCAGGGCGTGAAGACGCCGGTGGAGGTGTCGGCCGAGATCCTGGCCACGCTGCGCTTTCGCGCCGAGGACAGCTTCGACGACGAGCTGTTCGGCGCCGTGATCACCGTGCCGGCCTATTTTGACGACGCCCAGCGCCAGGCCACCAAGGACGCCGCCCAGCTGGCCGGCCTGAACGTGCTGCGCCTGATCAACGAGCCCACCGCCGCGGCCGTGGCCTACGGGCTCGACAACGGCAGCGAAGGCCTCTACGCGGTCTACGACCTGGGCGGCGGCACCTTCGACATCAGCCTGCTGCGCCTGCACCGCGGCGTGTTCGAGGTGGTGGCCACCGGTGGCGACGCCGCGCTGGGTGGCGACGACTTCGACCGCGCCGTGGCCGACTGGGCCCTGGCCCAGGCCGGCGTGGTGGCAGCCAGCGCGCATGACAAGCGCGCCGTGCTGGTGGCCGCCCGTGCCGCGAAAGAGGCGCTGACCGACGCGCCCGAGACCACGCTGCGCTGCCCGCTGGCCGGCGGCGAGATCGCCGTGGCGCTGAGCCGCGAGCGCTTCGACGCGCTGACCCGCCCGCTGGTCGAGCGCACGCTGGCCGGCGTGCGCAAGGTGCTGCGCGACGCCCGGCTGAAGAAGGACGAGGTGCAGGGCGTGGTGATGGTCGGCGGCTCGACCCGCATGCCGGCGGTGCGCGCCGCGGTGGCCGAGCTGTTCGGCCGGCCGCCGCTGGTCAACCTCAACCCCGACGAGGTGGTGGCCGTGGGCGCGGCGATCCAGGCCCATGCCCTGGCCGGCCACGCCTCGGGCCAGACCGATGGCCTGCTGCTGCTGGATGTGATTCCGCTGTCACTGGGCCTCGAGACCATGGGGGGGCTGGCCGAGCGCATCATCGAGCGCAACACCACCATCCCGGTGGCCAAGGCGCAGGACTTCACCACCTTCAAGGACGGCCAGACCGCGATGGCCATCCACGTGGTGCAGGGCGAGCGCGAGCTGGTGGCCGATTGCCGCAGCCTTGCGCGCTTCGAGCTGCGCGGCATTCCGCCCATGGTGGCCGGGGCCGCGCGCATCCGGGTCACGTTCCAGGTGGATGCCGATGGCCTGCTCAGCGTGGCGGCGCGCGAGCTGACCTCGGGCGTCGAGGCGGCGGTGGTGGTCAAGCCCAGCTATGGCCTGGCCGACGACGAGATCGCCAACATGCTGCGCGACGGTTTTGCCAGTGCCGAGGCCGACATGGCCGCCCGCGCCTTGAACGAAAGCCGGGTGGAGGCCGAACGCATGACCCTGGCCACGCGCAGCGCGCTGGCCGCCGATGGCGAGCTGCTCAGCGCCGCCGAGCAGGCCGAGATCGAGGCCTTGCTGGCCGCCCTGGCGCACACCGCCCAGGGCAGCGACCATGCGGCCATCGACAGCGCGGTCGAGGCCCTGGCCCAGGGCACCGAGGGTTTTGCCGCCGCGCGCATGAACCGCGGTATCCAGGCCGCGTTGACCGGCCGCAGCATCGATCAGCTCTGA
- a CDS encoding GNAT family N-acetyltransferase yields the protein MPNVINADVVIRPERADQPDVMALLDALDTYLNSLYDPADNHILGVQALLAPDVLFLVARHRGQAVACGAARRMPGEAHTDGQAYGEIKRMYVDPAARGQGLALALIEALEAHLRQQGIAQALLETGAAQQEAVRLYQRCGYRPRAAFGGYPDNGLSVFYGKRL from the coding sequence GTGCCGAATGTGATCAATGCCGACGTCGTGATCCGGCCCGAGCGAGCCGACCAGCCGGACGTGATGGCCTTGCTGGACGCGCTGGACACCTACCTGAACAGCCTGTACGACCCGGCGGACAACCACATCCTCGGCGTGCAGGCGCTGTTGGCACCGGATGTGCTTTTCCTGGTGGCGCGCCACCGTGGACAGGCCGTGGCGTGCGGGGCGGCGCGGCGCATGCCGGGCGAGGCACACACCGACGGCCAGGCCTATGGCGAGATCAAGCGCATGTATGTCGATCCGGCGGCGCGCGGGCAGGGCCTGGCGTTGGCCTTGATCGAGGCCCTCGAAGCGCATCTGCGCCAGCAAGGCATTGCGCAGGCCTTGCTGGAGACCGGTGCCGCGCAGCAGGAGGCCGTGCGCCTTTACCAGCGCTGCGGCTACCGCCCGCGGGCGGCCTTTGGCGGCTACCCGGACAACGGCCTGTCCGTGTTCTACGGCAAGAGGCTGTGA
- a CDS encoding methyl-accepting chemotaxis protein, giving the protein MRDNGFVSQREYLLPEGSTLVSCTDLQSHIRYCNPAFIEVSGYSSEELLGQPHNLIRHPDMPPEAFRDMWATLKAGEPWTALVKNRRKNGDHYWVRANVTPVLENGAVTSYMSVRTVPSRAEVQAAERLYERMRGNGGGGLKLHKGDLAVSGWPGMVRRITQPSLGMKLSLTALAGTLGTATLAELLSQWGVAASMTGALVLGSAVAWQLRNMALAPLRNAITVARRMSAGDLSQKLASQHNDEVGQLARGLTQLNVNLQAIVGDVRREVEGISLASGEISRGNADLGQRTESQASNLQQTAASLEEITGTIRQTADTARAATELAQEATTAATDSGDAARDMAGRMDEIRSSSQRIGEIIGTIDGISFQTNILALNAAVEAARAGEAGRGFAVVASEVRALAQRTSTAAREIKVLVEDAVTKVELGTKLAANTGESTRRTADAVQRVHALIAEISQAGSEQSKGVSQVNSAVSELDNLTQQNAAMVEELAAAASSLNGQAEVVAQAVRIFRT; this is encoded by the coding sequence ATGCGCGACAACGGTTTCGTCTCCCAACGCGAGTACCTGCTGCCGGAAGGCAGCACGCTGGTGTCCTGCACCGATCTGCAGAGCCACATCCGCTACTGCAACCCGGCCTTCATCGAGGTCAGCGGCTACAGCAGTGAGGAACTGCTGGGCCAGCCGCACAACCTGATCCGCCACCCCGACATGCCGCCCGAGGCCTTTCGCGACATGTGGGCCACGCTGAAGGCCGGCGAGCCCTGGACGGCGCTGGTGAAGAACCGCCGCAAGAACGGCGACCACTACTGGGTGCGCGCCAATGTGACGCCGGTGCTGGAGAACGGCGCGGTCACCAGCTACATGTCGGTGCGCACCGTGCCCTCGCGTGCCGAGGTGCAGGCCGCCGAGCGCCTGTACGAGCGCATGCGCGGCAACGGCGGTGGCGGCCTGAAGCTGCACAAGGGCGATCTGGCCGTCTCGGGCTGGCCGGGCATGGTGCGCCGCATCACCCAGCCCAGCCTGGGCATGAAGCTGAGCCTCACCGCGCTGGCCGGCACGCTGGGCACGGCCACGCTGGCCGAGCTGCTGTCGCAGTGGGGCGTTGCGGCCTCGATGACCGGCGCCCTGGTGCTGGGCAGTGCCGTGGCCTGGCAGCTGCGCAACATGGCGCTGGCGCCGCTGCGCAATGCCATCACCGTGGCCCGGCGCATGTCGGCGGGTGACTTGTCGCAGAAACTGGCCTCGCAGCACAACGACGAGGTCGGCCAGCTGGCCCGCGGGCTGACCCAGCTGAACGTCAACCTGCAGGCCATCGTGGGTGACGTGCGGCGCGAGGTCGAGGGCATCAGTCTGGCCTCGGGCGAGATCTCGCGCGGCAACGCCGACCTGGGCCAGCGCACCGAGTCACAGGCCAGCAACCTGCAGCAGACCGCCGCGTCGCTGGAAGAGATCACCGGCACCATCCGCCAGACCGCCGACACCGCACGCGCCGCCACCGAACTGGCCCAGGAGGCCACCACCGCCGCCACCGACAGCGGCGACGCCGCACGCGACATGGCCGGCCGCATGGACGAGATCCGCAGCAGCTCGCAGCGCATCGGCGAGATCATCGGCACCATCGACGGCATCTCGTTCCAGACCAACATCCTGGCGCTGAACGCGGCGGTCGAGGCCGCACGCGCCGGCGAGGCCGGCCGCGGCTTTGCGGTGGTGGCCTCGGAGGTGCGCGCGCTGGCGCAGCGCACCAGCACCGCCGCCCGCGAGATCAAGGTGCTGGTCGAGGACGCGGTCACCAAGGTCGAGCTGGGCACCAAGCTGGCCGCCAACACCGGCGAATCCACCCGCCGCACGGCCGACGCCGTGCAGCGCGTGCATGCGCTGATTGCCGAGATCAGCCAGGCCGGCAGCGAGCAGAGCAAGGGCGTGAGCCAGGTCAACAGCGCGGTGTCGGAGCTCGACAACCTGACCCAGCAGAACGCGGCGATGGTGGAAGAGCTGGCCGCCGCGGCCTCGTCACTGAACGGCCAGGCCGAGGTGGTGGCGCAGGCGGTGCGCATCTTCCGCACCTGA
- the tolQ gene encoding protein TolQ, translating to MNQDFSIITLVLHASLVVQLVMAGLLLTSLASWTVIFGKLIGLRAVRQGNEEFEREFWAGKNLSDLYNAVANKLNSSPMERLFASGMREFLKLRERRLDGQAQLDGARRAMRASLQRELDVIEGNVGFLASVASVSPYVGLFGTVWGIMHAFVGLSNVQQVTLATVAPGIAEALVATAIGLFAAIPAVIAYNRFARDIDRIAIQLESFTDEFSNILQRNAGAPAPAPGAPAGR from the coding sequence ATGAACCAGGATTTCTCCATCATCACCCTCGTGCTGCACGCCAGCCTGGTGGTGCAGCTCGTGATGGCCGGGCTGCTGCTCACCTCGCTGGCCAGCTGGACCGTGATCTTCGGCAAGCTGATCGGCCTGCGCGCGGTGCGCCAGGGCAACGAGGAGTTCGAGCGCGAGTTCTGGGCCGGCAAGAACCTCTCGGACCTGTACAACGCGGTGGCCAACAAGCTCAACTCGTCGCCGATGGAGCGGCTGTTTGCCAGCGGCATGCGCGAGTTTCTGAAGCTGCGCGAGCGCCGGCTCGATGGCCAGGCCCAGCTCGACGGCGCCCGCCGCGCCATGCGCGCCAGCCTGCAACGCGAGCTCGACGTGATCGAGGGCAATGTCGGCTTCCTGGCCTCGGTGGCCTCGGTGAGCCCGTACGTGGGCCTGTTCGGCACGGTGTGGGGCATCATGCATGCGTTCGTGGGCCTGTCCAACGTGCAGCAGGTCACGCTGGCCACCGTGGCGCCCGGCATCGCCGAGGCCCTGGTGGCCACCGCCATCGGCCTGTTCGCGGCCATTCCGGCGGTCATCGCCTACAACCGCTTCGCGCGCGACATCGACCGCATCGCGATCCAGCTCGAGAGCTTTACCGACGAGTTCTCCAACATCCTGCAGCGCAATGCAGGTGCCCCGGCGCCAGCCCCGGGCGCACCGGCAGGCCGCTGA
- the tolA gene encoding cell envelope integrity protein TolA has protein sequence MVGRAAGRNARATARGHAAGGPTPTRGTAPAPEPSPAPPPTPAPPAPTAAELQAQRDADIALARQREKAREQAEAEAARKRENLQRQAAEREAAEKLAAEKKAAEKKAADKKADEKKAAADKKEAAEKKEAAEKKARDDKQRDDKARKDKDAAEQREAQAEAERVAKQREANLKRMLSDAGATGSGSGSGTAAVDSAPSAAYAGRIKARIKPNIVLTTEVRGNPVAEVEVRCAPDGSVLGRRIVKSSGNTAWDDTVLRAIDRTPVLPRDTDGRIPATMILVFPRQE, from the coding sequence GTGGTCGGCCGTGCCGCAGGCCGCAACGCCCGCGCCACCGCCCGAGGCCACGCCGCCGGTGGCCCCACCCCCACCCGCGGCACCGCACCTGCACCGGAGCCCTCGCCCGCACCGCCCCCGACGCCAGCCCCACCCGCGCCCACCGCGGCCGAGCTGCAGGCCCAGCGCGATGCCGACATCGCCCTCGCCAGGCAGCGCGAGAAGGCCCGCGAGCAGGCCGAGGCCGAAGCCGCGCGCAAGCGCGAGAACCTGCAGCGCCAGGCGGCCGAGCGCGAGGCCGCCGAGAAACTGGCTGCGGAGAAGAAGGCCGCCGAGAAAAAGGCCGCGGACAAGAAGGCCGACGAGAAGAAGGCTGCGGCCGACAAGAAGGAAGCCGCCGAGAAAAAAGAAGCTGCCGAGAAAAAGGCGCGCGACGACAAGCAGCGCGACGACAAGGCGCGCAAGGACAAGGACGCCGCTGAGCAGCGCGAAGCGCAGGCCGAAGCCGAGCGCGTGGCCAAGCAGCGCGAGGCCAACCTCAAACGCATGCTCAGCGACGCCGGCGCCACCGGCTCAGGCAGCGGCAGCGGCACGGCCGCGGTGGATTCGGCGCCGTCGGCGGCCTATGCCGGCCGCATCAAGGCGCGCATCAAGCCCAACATCGTGCTCACCACCGAGGTGCGCGGCAATCCGGTGGCCGAGGTCGAGGTGCGCTGCGCGCCCGATGGCTCGGTGCTGGGCCGGCGCATCGTCAAGAGCAGCGGCAACACCGCCTGGGACGACACCGTGCTGCGCGCCATCGACCGCACGCCGGTGCTGCCGCGCGACACCGACGGCCGCATCCCGGCCACGATGATCCTGGTGTTTCCGCGGCAGGAATAG